In one Candidatus Nitronereus thalassa genomic region, the following are encoded:
- a CDS encoding ExeA family protein, with the protein MTSDLQLCYEQLGFEESPFRITPDTDYFFPSQHHKEALDHLRYGVASGGLTMLTGEVGVGKTLLCRYLLRHPPEGVRFAYLLNPDQSYADLLTSIYQDLTGLVPEDRSIGGLQRVLPEVLLKLAESGERVAVLVDEAHRLSPKVLEGLRLLSNLDTEKEKLMCLLFVGQPELERTLANRVLRPLSQRISVRFRLMPFEWHDTMQYIQHRLNRAGKHARFQFPHRAMMLAHYITGGVPRRINQLCDRALLAAYANHRFDVNAFMLWRAKREIAGMN; encoded by the coding sequence ATGACTTCTGACCTTCAACTATGCTACGAACAATTAGGGTTTGAAGAATCGCCGTTTCGCATCACGCCGGATACCGATTACTTCTTTCCGAGTCAGCATCATAAAGAAGCCCTCGATCACCTTCGATATGGTGTCGCCAGTGGGGGGCTGACCATGCTGACGGGGGAAGTCGGTGTTGGCAAAACCTTGCTCTGTCGGTACCTGTTGCGTCATCCGCCGGAAGGCGTGCGGTTTGCCTATCTGTTGAATCCCGACCAATCCTATGCGGATTTGTTAACCTCCATCTACCAAGACCTCACCGGCCTGGTGCCGGAAGATCGCAGCATTGGGGGGTTGCAGCGAGTGTTGCCGGAAGTGTTGCTCAAGCTCGCCGAAAGTGGAGAGCGGGTGGCCGTCTTGGTAGATGAGGCGCACCGATTAAGCCCCAAAGTTTTGGAAGGACTCCGGTTGTTGTCAAACTTGGATACGGAAAAAGAAAAACTGATGTGTTTGTTGTTTGTGGGGCAGCCTGAATTGGAACGCACATTGGCGAATCGGGTATTGCGTCCCCTGTCTCAGCGCATCAGTGTCCGGTTTCGACTGATGCCCTTTGAATGGCATGACACCATGCAGTATATCCAGCATCGGCTCAATAGGGCCGGCAAACATGCGCGGTTTCAATTTCCGCATCGGGCCATGATGCTTGCGCATTACATCACCGGCGGCGTGCCTCGCCGCATCAACCAACTCTGTGACCGCGCCCTACTAGCGGCCTATGCCAATCATCGGTTTGACGTGAATGCGTTCATGCTCTGGCGGGCGAAACGGGAAATTGCCGGAATGAATTAA